Proteins encoded within one genomic window of Kibdelosporangium phytohabitans:
- a CDS encoding alpha/beta fold hydrolase: MAEYVTINNVRSWYDTEGEGEPLVLLHGGFSDSRDFDGNLRTLSAKFKVHLLDRRGHGHTPDVDGPVSLDMLVDDVAAFVEEVVGGPAHVAGYSSGAFFALAFALRRPDLVRKLVLVSTAYNKDGWMFLPEPGAQMPPELVDRYAEVSPDGRDHFPVVFDKFAAMELDAAVDPRAVTSPTLILVADDDMIHLRHVVDMYEAIPDSQLGIVPAASHLVLFERPDLVTRLVSDFLTTEPAPLMPVRRAGGILAQQQQ; this comes from the coding sequence GTGGCCGAATACGTGACGATCAACAACGTTCGCTCGTGGTACGACACCGAAGGCGAGGGCGAACCGCTCGTGCTGCTGCACGGCGGTTTCTCCGACTCGCGGGACTTCGACGGCAACTTGCGGACACTTTCGGCGAAGTTCAAGGTCCACCTGCTGGACAGGCGCGGTCACGGCCACACGCCCGACGTCGACGGCCCGGTCAGCCTGGACATGCTCGTCGACGACGTGGCCGCGTTCGTCGAGGAGGTGGTCGGCGGGCCCGCCCACGTCGCCGGGTACAGCTCCGGCGCCTTCTTCGCGCTGGCGTTCGCGTTGCGGCGACCGGACCTCGTGCGCAAGCTCGTGCTGGTGAGCACCGCGTACAACAAGGACGGCTGGATGTTCCTGCCCGAGCCGGGCGCGCAGATGCCACCGGAACTGGTCGACCGCTACGCGGAGGTCTCCCCCGACGGCCGCGACCATTTCCCTGTGGTGTTCGACAAGTTCGCCGCGATGGAGCTGGACGCGGCGGTGGATCCTCGTGCTGTCACCAGCCCGACGCTGATCCTCGTCGCCGACGACGACATGATCCACTTGCGGCACGTCGTCGACATGTACGAGGCGATCCCGGACTCCCAGCTGGGCATCGTCCCCGCGGCCTCGCACCTGGTGCTCTTCGAACGGCCGGACCTGGTGACCCGGTTGGTCAGCGACTTCCTGACCACCGAGCCCGCGCCGCTCATGCCCGTTCGACGTGCGGGAGGCATTCTCGCTCAGCAACAGCAGTAG
- a CDS encoding VOC family protein has protein sequence MAINRVVPDVRCADLGAAKRFYGRLGFEEVMDHGWVVAMASPTTPGAQVMLIEADPSGMHPVMSIEVDDVEAAHAAMRADGAEIVYAIRDEPWGVRRFFVRDPDGQIVNVVAHR, from the coding sequence ATGGCGATCAATCGAGTGGTCCCCGACGTGCGGTGTGCGGACCTCGGGGCAGCGAAGCGGTTCTACGGCCGGCTCGGGTTCGAGGAAGTGATGGACCACGGGTGGGTCGTCGCGATGGCGTCCCCCACGACCCCCGGCGCGCAGGTGATGTTGATCGAAGCGGATCCGTCCGGCATGCACCCGGTCATGTCGATCGAAGTGGACGACGTGGAAGCCGCGCACGCCGCGATGCGGGCGGACGGCGCCGAGATCGTCTACGCGATCCGTGACGAGCCCTGGGGTGTGCGCCGGTTCTTCGTGCGCGATCCCGACGGTCAGATCGTCAACGTCGTGGCACACCGGTAA
- a CDS encoding LysR family transcriptional regulator: MDWLETRELLYFVTVADELHFGRAAERLRIAQPPLSRAIRQLEQRLGVTLFERTSRKVQLTDAGSVLVHEARKALDAVAAASRRTRRVTRPRLVLAMKAGGDGGMLQDILDVYTSEPDALPVELFVCGIGEQSLALRDGRADVAILHLPYDDVSGFDTEQLRTESAVAILPARHRLAGRERLWMADLDGEPMPRWRGMPGDGPLVRDAAQLMQLVAVGQVVAVLPSSARIGLREDLVAVPVVDGPISAILVGWPERSSSRAVAAFARAATAVAERECLPHVERA, encoded by the coding sequence GCCGACGAACTGCACTTCGGCCGCGCCGCCGAGCGGCTGCGCATCGCCCAGCCGCCGCTGTCCCGTGCGATCCGGCAGCTCGAACAACGCCTCGGGGTGACGCTGTTCGAACGCACCAGTCGCAAGGTCCAGTTGACCGACGCCGGTTCGGTGCTGGTGCACGAAGCCCGCAAAGCGCTGGACGCCGTCGCCGCGGCGAGCCGCCGGACGCGCCGTGTCACGCGACCGCGACTGGTCCTGGCGATGAAAGCCGGCGGGGACGGCGGCATGCTCCAGGACATCCTCGACGTCTACACGAGCGAACCCGACGCGCTGCCAGTGGAGCTGTTCGTCTGCGGCATCGGCGAGCAATCGCTTGCTCTGCGCGACGGGCGCGCCGACGTGGCGATCCTGCACCTGCCGTACGACGACGTCTCGGGCTTCGACACCGAGCAGCTACGCACGGAAAGCGCGGTCGCGATCCTGCCCGCCCGGCACCGGCTCGCCGGCCGGGAACGGCTCTGGATGGCCGATCTGGACGGCGAACCGATGCCGCGCTGGCGCGGGATGCCGGGCGACGGACCGCTGGTGCGCGACGCGGCTCAACTCATGCAACTCGTAGCTGTCGGCCAGGTGGTCGCTGTGCTTCCTTCGTCCGCACGGATCGGGCTGCGCGAGGACCTCGTCGCTGTGCCCGTTGTGGACGGTCCGATCTCGGCAATCCTGGTCGGATGGCCGGAACGGTCGTCCTCACGGGCCGTCGCGGCGTTCGCCCGTGCGGCTACTGCTGTTGCTGAGCGAGAATGCCTCCCGCACGTCGAACGGGCATGA
- a CDS encoding LysR family transcriptional regulator, translating to MERHEVEALLALAEELHFGRTARRLHVTTGRVSQTIRHLERRVGVPLFERTSRHVALTPVGKQLVDDVRPAYEQLRAGLARAIEAGRGHDGELTAGFVGAAAAGMVVGAEQRFRAAFPGCSVRLKEMHLGDAPQRLRDGEIDVMLGCLPLDGRDLVTGPVLLAEQWLLAAPAGHRLARRSGVHLADLAGQVFLQAPCGLSFEGTARGPGAETFQEILTLVSAGKGIFAVGAHTARFHDRPDIAYVPILDAPVLEWGPVWRATNENARVRGFVDALTGVPRR from the coding sequence ATGGAACGCCACGAGGTCGAGGCGCTGCTGGCGCTGGCGGAGGAGCTGCACTTCGGCCGGACCGCGCGCAGGCTGCACGTGACCACCGGCCGCGTCAGCCAGACGATCAGGCACCTCGAACGCCGCGTCGGCGTCCCGCTGTTCGAGCGCACCAGCAGGCACGTCGCGCTCACGCCCGTCGGCAAGCAACTGGTCGACGACGTGCGCCCGGCGTACGAGCAGCTGCGGGCCGGTCTGGCGAGGGCGATCGAGGCGGGACGAGGCCACGACGGTGAGCTGACTGCCGGCTTTGTCGGCGCGGCGGCTGCCGGGATGGTCGTCGGCGCGGAGCAGCGTTTCCGGGCGGCGTTCCCGGGCTGTTCGGTGCGCCTGAAGGAAATGCACCTCGGTGATGCACCGCAACGCCTGCGTGACGGCGAGATCGACGTCATGCTCGGCTGTTTGCCCCTCGACGGCCGCGATCTGGTGACCGGCCCGGTCCTGCTGGCCGAACAGTGGCTGCTCGCCGCGCCCGCGGGCCACCGCCTGGCCCGGCGGTCCGGTGTGCACCTCGCCGATCTGGCCGGGCAGGTGTTCCTCCAGGCGCCGTGCGGGCTCAGTTTCGAAGGCACGGCGCGGGGACCGGGCGCCGAGACCTTCCAGGAAATCCTGACACTCGTCAGCGCGGGCAAGGGGATCTTCGCGGTCGGCGCGCACACGGCACGGTTTCACGACCGCCCGGACATCGCCTACGTGCCGATTCTCGACGCGCCGGTGCTGGAGTGGGGACCGGTGTGGCGCGCAACCAACGAGAACGCCCGGGTACGCGGCTTCGTCGACGCGCTTACCGGTGTGCCACGACGTTGA
- a CDS encoding TetR/AcrR family transcriptional regulator: MAYHHGDLRRAVLDAALEVIAADGPSAISLRDLARRAGVSHAAPAHHFKDKAGLLTAIAIEGNELLAESLAEAIAEDRTRLIDLGVRYVRFAMRHPGHFAVMYRPDLYHRHAPELITARERTGKLLRGTVQLLTGDQSARLTQLAAWSAAHGFATLALAGNLDKTIGEQDPAELFRALAGVMFVDHGTIES; the protein is encoded by the coding sequence ATGGCCTATCACCACGGCGACCTGCGCCGGGCAGTCCTCGACGCCGCGCTCGAAGTGATCGCGGCCGACGGGCCGAGCGCGATCAGCCTGCGTGACCTCGCCCGCCGGGCGGGCGTGTCGCACGCCGCACCAGCACACCACTTCAAGGACAAGGCCGGGCTGCTGACGGCGATCGCGATCGAGGGTAACGAGCTGCTCGCCGAATCGCTAGCAGAGGCGATCGCCGAGGACCGCACCAGACTGATCGACCTCGGCGTGCGGTATGTGCGGTTCGCGATGCGACACCCCGGGCACTTCGCGGTGATGTACCGCCCGGACCTCTACCACCGCCACGCGCCCGAACTGATCACCGCACGCGAACGCACCGGCAAGCTGTTGCGGGGCACGGTCCAATTGCTGACCGGTGACCAAAGCGCCCGGCTCACGCAACTGGCCGCGTGGTCGGCCGCGCACGGCTTCGCCACGCTGGCGCTGGCGGGCAACCTCGACAAGACCATCGGCGAACAGGACCCGGCGGAGCTGTTCCGCGCGCTCGCGGGCGTGATGTTCGTCGACCATGGCACGATCGAGTCATGA
- a CDS encoding SCO6745 family protein gives MTRFWEDSMRQMWQMLEPVHALVYYAPEVTGEFAKLGFDVDTRWPGYFPLRAAPLGPAGAELVTATFYSFNPGMVARHVPAAWDIASPAQVIEARLRGVDRALRGLAGDLDLIEAADLATQVALAANTAGRPLAAANAGLPWPEEPHLALWHASTIIREHRGDGHIVALQAAGLDPCESLVSFAAVGAAPAEVFASRGWNTGQWAAAGARLRERGWLDGDGQATARGKEGREAVERMTDELAAAPWQAINPGRLAELVMPVTMAAVQSGLLPSKSTLGLSR, from the coding sequence GTGACAAGATTCTGGGAGGACTCCATGCGGCAGATGTGGCAGATGCTCGAACCCGTCCACGCGCTCGTCTACTACGCACCCGAGGTGACCGGGGAGTTCGCCAAGCTCGGCTTCGACGTGGACACCCGGTGGCCGGGTTACTTCCCCTTGCGAGCCGCGCCACTGGGGCCCGCCGGCGCCGAACTCGTCACGGCCACCTTCTACAGCTTCAACCCCGGCATGGTCGCCCGGCACGTCCCAGCCGCGTGGGACATCGCGTCGCCGGCGCAGGTGATCGAAGCACGGCTGCGCGGCGTGGACCGGGCGTTGCGCGGACTGGCCGGCGACCTCGACCTGATCGAGGCGGCGGACCTGGCCACGCAGGTCGCGCTGGCCGCGAACACCGCGGGCCGCCCACTGGCTGCCGCCAACGCCGGACTGCCGTGGCCCGAGGAGCCACACCTGGCTCTGTGGCACGCGAGCACGATCATCCGCGAACACCGCGGCGACGGGCACATCGTGGCACTGCAGGCCGCCGGGCTGGATCCCTGCGAATCGCTGGTGTCCTTCGCCGCCGTCGGCGCCGCACCAGCCGAGGTCTTCGCCAGCCGGGGCTGGAACACCGGGCAGTGGGCCGCCGCCGGGGCCAGGCTGCGAGAGCGCGGCTGGCTGGACGGCGACGGCCAGGCCACCGCCCGCGGCAAGGAGGGCCGGGAAGCGGTCGAGCGCATGACCGACGAGCTGGCGGCGGCGCCGTGGCAGGCCATCAACCCCGGCAGGCTGGCCGAGCTGGTGATGCCCGTCACCATGGCCGCCGTCCAGTCGGGCCTCCTTCCTTCCAAGAGCACACTGGGCCTCAGTCGCTAG
- a CDS encoding glyoxalase superfamily protein: protein MDFKLELVAVPVSDVDRAKAFYEQVGFNADHDHVVDEDIRFVQLTPPGSACSIAIGKGLSDAEPGSVKGLQVVVTDIEAAHKALTERGIEVSEIADLPWGSFVYFADPDGNSWAVQQGQPRSHA, encoded by the coding sequence ATGGACTTCAAGCTCGAACTCGTGGCCGTCCCCGTGTCCGACGTGGACCGTGCGAAGGCGTTCTACGAGCAGGTCGGCTTCAACGCCGACCACGACCACGTGGTCGACGAGGACATCCGGTTCGTGCAGCTGACCCCGCCGGGTTCGGCGTGCTCGATCGCGATCGGCAAGGGGCTCTCCGACGCCGAGCCCGGCTCGGTCAAGGGCCTGCAGGTCGTGGTCACCGACATCGAGGCCGCGCACAAGGCCCTGACCGAGCGCGGCATCGAGGTCAGCGAGATCGCGGACCTGCCGTGGGGGTCGTTCGTGTACTTCGCCGACCCCGACGGCAACAGCTGGGCGGTGCAGCAGGGCCAGCCGCGCTCACACGCGTAG
- a CDS encoding TetR/AcrR family transcriptional regulator, translating into MRRSAAEMREHILVIAHELFYWHGIRAVGIDKVAAEAGVAPTTLYRIFANKDDLVAAYVERTNDRAVVRFNAAADQAGPDPRTQILAMFDALIEHMNPAGFRGCACMMTLAEFPDPEVPAHQKAIAAKTWVRERLHSLTARIDGVRDAPALADQLVLIWEGANASAQALGLNGPAGQARQLAVAVIDGAVRTS; encoded by the coding sequence ATGCGCCGCTCCGCGGCCGAGATGAGGGAGCACATCCTCGTCATCGCGCACGAGCTGTTCTACTGGCACGGCATCCGCGCGGTCGGCATCGACAAGGTGGCCGCCGAGGCAGGCGTCGCCCCCACCACCCTGTACCGGATCTTCGCCAACAAGGACGACTTGGTCGCCGCCTACGTCGAACGCACGAACGACCGCGCCGTCGTCAGGTTCAACGCCGCGGCGGACCAGGCGGGCCCGGACCCGAGAACCCAGATCCTGGCCATGTTCGACGCGTTGATCGAGCACATGAACCCGGCCGGGTTCCGCGGCTGCGCCTGCATGATGACGCTCGCCGAGTTCCCCGACCCCGAAGTGCCCGCGCACCAGAAAGCGATCGCGGCCAAGACCTGGGTCCGTGAACGGCTGCACAGCCTGACCGCCCGGATCGACGGCGTGCGGGACGCGCCCGCGCTGGCCGACCAACTGGTGCTCATCTGGGAAGGGGCCAACGCGTCCGCGCAGGCGCTGGGCCTCAACGGCCCGGCCGGACAGGCCCGTCAGCTCGCCGTGGCGGTCATCGACGGAGCTGTCCGCACTTCCTGA
- a CDS encoding sigma-70 family RNA polymerase sigma factor, whose amino-acid sequence MTDLEQYRAGLTGYCYRMLGASLEAEDAVQETFLRAWRKDGQRQGSLKSWLYAIATNICIDMLRSAQRRAVAMDIAEPSAAGTPFAQPLPDNTWTQPIPDARVLDPANVVAQRETIRMAFIAALQHLPPKQRAVLILREVLAWKADEVAELLDTSVASVNSALQRARATLATRPSPKPLDDDQQSTVERYMRAFTSYDLDTLITLLHEDATSSMPPFTWWMRGRDEIMAALRGAGPEAVCKISKFVPAGFANGAPVYGQYLEGRPFALQVYEVSGGLVTHTTTYLQAGHLFPLFGLRGDEFTGAASS is encoded by the coding sequence ATGACCGACCTCGAGCAGTACCGGGCGGGGCTGACGGGCTACTGCTACCGCATGCTGGGCGCGAGCCTGGAAGCCGAGGACGCCGTGCAGGAAACGTTCCTTCGCGCGTGGCGCAAAGACGGCCAGCGTCAGGGATCGCTGAAGTCGTGGCTGTACGCGATCGCCACCAACATCTGCATCGACATGCTCCGCAGCGCACAGCGCCGCGCCGTCGCGATGGACATCGCCGAACCGTCGGCGGCGGGCACGCCGTTCGCGCAACCGTTGCCGGACAACACCTGGACGCAGCCGATTCCGGACGCCCGCGTCCTGGACCCGGCGAATGTGGTCGCGCAACGGGAAACCATCCGGATGGCGTTCATCGCGGCGTTGCAGCACCTGCCGCCCAAACAACGCGCGGTGCTGATCCTGCGTGAAGTCCTGGCGTGGAAGGCCGACGAGGTCGCCGAACTGCTGGACACCAGCGTCGCGTCGGTGAACAGCGCACTGCAACGAGCCCGCGCGACCCTGGCCACCCGGCCGAGTCCGAAACCGCTGGACGACGACCAGCAGAGCACCGTCGAGCGCTACATGCGGGCGTTCACGAGCTATGACCTGGACACCCTGATCACGTTGCTGCACGAGGACGCCACGTCGTCCATGCCGCCGTTCACCTGGTGGATGCGCGGTCGTGACGAGATCATGGCCGCGCTGCGCGGCGCGGGCCCGGAGGCCGTCTGCAAGATCTCGAAGTTCGTGCCCGCCGGTTTCGCCAACGGCGCACCCGTGTACGGCCAGTACCTGGAGGGCAGGCCGTTCGCGCTGCAGGTCTACGAGGTCTCAGGTGGACTCGTCACGCACACGACGACATATCTGCAGGCCGGGCACCTGTTCCCACTGTTCGGGCTGCGCGGCGATGAGTTCACGGGTGCTGCTTCGTCCTAG
- a CDS encoding SDR family NAD(P)-dependent oxidoreductase, whose amino-acid sequence MTGLRGRTALVTGASRGLGRAIAQRLAADGASVVVHYGSNEAKAAETVAAITAAGGQAHAVRADLGKPDGVDKLFESIAAPLDIVVNNAAVFSPLFADTTPDDFDQVFAVNVKSPFFIIQRALPLMPDGSRIINVSSGVTWFAIPELAYAMTKGALNVLGRALANTLGDRQITVNTISPGITRSDMNDWLRDNPAAEQQVVGMVALGRVGEPEDIADAVSLVASGDARWITGEVIEVNGGLFLGPRKAAHH is encoded by the coding sequence GTGACTGGACTGAGGGGTAGGACCGCGCTCGTGACCGGTGCGTCACGAGGGCTGGGCAGGGCAATAGCGCAGCGCCTGGCCGCCGACGGCGCGAGCGTGGTCGTCCACTACGGGAGCAACGAAGCCAAAGCCGCCGAAACCGTCGCCGCGATCACCGCAGCAGGCGGGCAGGCACACGCTGTCCGCGCCGACCTCGGCAAACCGGACGGCGTGGACAAGCTGTTCGAATCGATCGCCGCGCCACTGGACATCGTGGTGAACAACGCGGCCGTGTTCAGCCCGCTGTTCGCCGACACCACACCGGACGACTTCGACCAGGTCTTCGCGGTCAACGTGAAATCGCCGTTCTTCATCATCCAGCGGGCGCTGCCGCTCATGCCCGACGGCAGCCGGATCATCAACGTCTCCTCCGGCGTGACCTGGTTCGCCATCCCCGAACTGGCGTACGCGATGACGAAGGGAGCGCTGAACGTACTCGGCCGCGCACTGGCGAACACGCTGGGGGACAGGCAGATCACCGTCAACACGATCTCGCCTGGGATCACCCGCAGCGACATGAACGACTGGCTGCGGGACAACCCGGCGGCCGAACAGCAGGTCGTCGGCATGGTCGCGCTCGGCCGCGTCGGCGAGCCCGAGGACATCGCCGACGCGGTGTCCCTGGTCGCCTCAGGAGACGCGCGCTGGATCACCGGCGAGGTGATCGAGGTCAACGGCGGGCTGTTCCTCGGCCCACGAAAGGCAGCGCACCACTAG
- a CDS encoding nuclear transport factor 2 family protein → MDWIEIVDVLYRFGRGQDLRDRELFASAFAEDATVDFQPAAAKWGGVSPPMTGRDTIVDTIFTVLSDVDTTHVVTNPRVEIDGDTARLTAIVEAQHLRSGDHSTFALLKNFYDVELVKEGSRWVARRIGIDNAWYQGEPTAFFG, encoded by the coding sequence ATGGATTGGATCGAGATCGTCGACGTGCTCTACCGGTTCGGTCGTGGGCAGGACCTGCGTGACCGCGAGCTGTTCGCGTCCGCCTTCGCCGAGGACGCCACAGTGGACTTCCAGCCCGCCGCGGCGAAGTGGGGCGGGGTGAGCCCGCCGATGACCGGCCGCGACACCATCGTGGACACGATCTTCACCGTGCTGTCGGACGTGGACACCACCCACGTCGTGACCAACCCGCGCGTGGAGATCGACGGCGACACCGCGCGGCTGACCGCCATCGTGGAGGCGCAGCACCTGCGCTCAGGTGACCACAGCACGTTCGCGTTGCTGAAGAACTTCTACGACGTGGAGTTGGTGAAAGAAGGCTCCCGCTGGGTGGCGCGCCGGATCGGCATCGACAACGCCTGGTATCAGGGGGAGCCCACTGCGTTCTTCGGGTGA
- a CDS encoding terpene synthase family protein — protein sequence MQAFTLPDFYMPYPARLNPHLEATRAHTMTWAKDMGMLDAPKPDGGVVWDEDALARMDYGLMCAYTHPDCDGPTLDLITDWYVWVFFFDDHFLEQFKYSRDLSGARAYLDQLERFMTREGQTPPQPSNPAEAGLADLWARTVPAMSAGWRERFITSTHNLMIESMWELNNINIGRIANPIEYIQMRRRVGGAPWSANLVEYASAAEVPDRFARTRQYEVLTDAFSDAVHLRNDLFSYQREVREEGENSNAVLVFEKFFGIGTQDAAEMVNDLLTSRVQQFENTALTELPAVLLTEQASPGEQTRFGGYIKGLQDWQAGGHEWHARSSRYMNEGAVTGTPTVLGGPNGLGTAGITPGRLGLRVRAKQLSHKPLRPVGHLPLPELHMPYPVKVSPHEREAAQYVVDWSRRTGVLDDGSVWDERRLWAADLAYCAARIHPDSDLEQLKISSAWLTWGTYADDHFPALYGASRNLLGAKASVDRLKQFMPLDMGAVPEPADAIERGLADLWPRTAASMPVPARAEFRGAVSSMLDSWLWELFNQAENRVPDPVDYVEMRRRTFGSDLTVGLARLAHWNVIPPEIYQTRVVRELETAAMDYGAFTNDLFSYQKEIEFEGELHNIVLVIEQFLGVDRWQARDITAALMNARMEQFEHILANDFPVLFEEYGLDEEARTMLTGYADGLKDWMSGILDWHRKVDRYKEAELRHGQNPSALLPTGLGTSAAWRAALRV from the coding sequence ATGCAGGCATTCACGTTGCCCGATTTCTACATGCCGTACCCGGCCAGGTTGAACCCGCATCTGGAGGCCACGAGAGCCCACACCATGACCTGGGCGAAGGACATGGGCATGCTCGACGCGCCGAAACCGGACGGCGGCGTGGTGTGGGACGAGGACGCGCTGGCCCGGATGGACTACGGCCTGATGTGCGCGTACACGCATCCGGACTGTGACGGCCCGACGCTCGACCTGATTACCGACTGGTACGTCTGGGTGTTCTTCTTCGACGACCACTTCCTCGAGCAGTTCAAGTACTCGCGTGACCTGTCCGGGGCTCGTGCGTACCTCGACCAGCTCGAACGGTTCATGACCAGGGAAGGCCAGACCCCACCGCAGCCGTCCAACCCGGCGGAGGCCGGGCTGGCGGACCTGTGGGCGCGGACCGTGCCCGCGATGTCGGCCGGCTGGCGGGAACGGTTCATCACCAGCACCCACAACCTGATGATCGAGTCGATGTGGGAGCTCAACAACATCAACATCGGCCGGATCGCCAACCCGATCGAGTACATCCAGATGCGCCGCCGGGTCGGTGGCGCGCCCTGGTCGGCCAACCTGGTCGAGTACGCGTCCGCCGCCGAGGTGCCGGACCGCTTCGCGCGCACCCGGCAGTACGAGGTGCTGACCGACGCCTTCTCCGACGCGGTGCACCTGCGCAACGACTTGTTCTCCTACCAGCGTGAAGTGCGGGAGGAAGGCGAGAACTCCAACGCGGTGCTGGTGTTCGAGAAGTTCTTCGGCATCGGCACGCAGGACGCCGCCGAGATGGTCAACGACCTGCTGACCTCCCGCGTGCAGCAGTTCGAGAACACCGCGTTGACCGAGCTGCCCGCGGTGCTGCTGACCGAGCAGGCCTCGCCCGGCGAGCAGACCCGTTTCGGCGGGTACATCAAGGGTTTGCAGGACTGGCAGGCCGGTGGGCACGAGTGGCACGCCCGGTCCAGCCGCTACATGAACGAAGGCGCGGTCACCGGGACGCCGACTGTCCTCGGTGGACCCAACGGGCTGGGCACAGCGGGGATCACCCCGGGCAGGCTCGGCCTGCGGGTCCGCGCCAAACAGCTCTCCCACAAGCCGTTGCGGCCAGTGGGGCACCTGCCGCTGCCCGAGTTGCACATGCCGTACCCGGTCAAGGTGAGCCCGCACGAGCGGGAAGCGGCGCAGTACGTCGTCGACTGGAGCCGCCGCACGGGTGTCCTTGACGATGGCAGCGTGTGGGACGAGCGCCGGTTGTGGGCCGCCGACCTGGCGTACTGCGCGGCCCGGATCCACCCGGACTCGGACCTGGAGCAGCTCAAGATCTCGTCCGCGTGGCTCACGTGGGGCACGTACGCCGACGACCACTTCCCGGCGTTGTACGGAGCGTCCCGCAATCTGCTGGGCGCCAAGGCATCCGTCGACCGGTTGAAGCAGTTCATGCCGCTGGACATGGGCGCGGTGCCCGAGCCGGCCGACGCGATCGAACGCGGCCTGGCCGACCTGTGGCCGCGGACCGCGGCGAGCATGCCGGTTCCCGCGCGGGCGGAGTTCCGCGGCGCCGTCTCGTCCATGTTGGACAGCTGGCTGTGGGAGCTGTTCAACCAGGCGGAGAACCGTGTGCCCGATCCCGTCGACTACGTGGAGATGCGGCGCAGGACGTTCGGCTCGGACCTGACCGTCGGGCTGGCGCGGCTCGCGCACTGGAACGTGATCCCGCCGGAGATCTACCAGACGCGCGTGGTGCGCGAGCTGGAGACAGCGGCGATGGACTACGGCGCTTTCACCAACGACCTGTTCTCCTACCAGAAGGAGATCGAGTTCGAGGGCGAGCTGCACAACATCGTGCTGGTGATCGAGCAGTTCCTCGGTGTCGACCGGTGGCAGGCCCGTGACATCACCGCCGCGTTGATGAACGCCCGCATGGAGCAGTTCGAGCACATCCTCGCCAACGACTTCCCCGTGCTGTTCGAGGAATACGGGCTCGACGAGGAGGCGCGGACGATGCTGACCGGGTACGCCGACGGGCTCAAGGACTGGATGTCCGGAATCCTGGACTGGCACCGGAAAGTCGACCGGTACAAGGAAGCCGAGTTGCGGCACGGCCAGAACCCGTCGGCGCTGCTGCCAACGGGCCTGGGCACGTCCGCGGCATGGCGGGCCGCGCTACGCGTGTGA